The following are from one region of the Desulfofundulus luciae genome:
- the mrdA gene encoding penicillin-binding protein 2, with protein sequence MQDREGCAVATNGVTAKSLERKLQVLLGMVIAAFTVLVIRLAYLQLVEADKYQMMAQQNHLRLIPIMAPRGEILDRNGVRIVGNQPVYTISFAYLGIKDTDRVIARLARILEGEKTFQGMSVTEIEQEIHKKLNEQKLRLYEPVPIADKVSSETVSRIEEQRLELPGVLIDVRPVRHYPYGDLLVPTLGYVGIMDQKELEENKDRGYRLGDSWGKDGLEKSFEPYLRGQRGARQVEVDAQGQPVRDLGVKEPVPGDNLVLTIDARLQRAAQDALARGIARLQKEGYSQAKAGAAVVLDVRTGEVLALASHPTYDPTIFTRDLSRKEWNAAWAKISRDQSLLNRAIALYPPGSTFKMVVATAALELGKITPQFAISDTGRYKYKVDWKPSGHGRVDVVRALKVSCDTFFWTVGAMLGPEPIARYAREFGLGQKTGLELPGEHAGRIPGPEQKYNLWKPLLDNVQKQMDDIRKEYEKRLASAGEGEKAALEREMNGRLALLQDRYNKIEWELKWREYDTLDMAIGQGNNYYTPLQLANYVAAIANGGILYKPYLVKKVVAPDGQTVEEFSPREIRRVNVSGRTLAILRQGMHEATLPPDGTAAGVFAGAKYSVAAKTGTAEVHGHDNHALFVAFAPYEKPEVALAVVVEYGGHGSSAAGSVAREILDAYFNLKNAPPTAGLSGEEKKTRDERATGALRATPVPSRRPAGGSGSGNVQPRRTTAPPDVPPGEQKQGGSPGQPAGGSPPGAGNEQGTPVDVLPPAGGGGSGAPSTSGNQPPAQGGTPGASRDGTQVQ encoded by the coding sequence TTGCAGGACAGGGAAGGATGCGCCGTGGCAACAAACGGGGTAACAGCTAAAAGTCTGGAGAGAAAGCTACAGGTTCTGCTGGGCATGGTGATCGCCGCCTTTACCGTGCTTGTTATCCGCCTGGCTTACCTGCAGCTGGTGGAGGCGGATAAATATCAGATGATGGCCCAGCAGAACCACCTGCGGTTGATTCCCATCATGGCTCCCCGGGGGGAAATTCTCGACCGCAACGGCGTGCGCATCGTGGGCAACCAGCCGGTCTACACCATTTCCTTTGCCTATTTAGGCATCAAGGACACCGACCGGGTGATTGCCAGGCTGGCCCGTATTTTGGAGGGAGAAAAAACCTTCCAGGGCATGAGCGTGACGGAGATAGAACAGGAAATCCATAAAAAACTCAACGAACAAAAGTTGCGCCTTTATGAACCGGTGCCCATAGCCGATAAGGTGTCCAGTGAAACGGTAAGCCGGATTGAGGAGCAGCGGCTGGAGCTGCCGGGAGTGCTCATCGACGTGCGGCCGGTACGGCACTACCCCTATGGGGACCTGCTGGTGCCCACCCTGGGTTACGTGGGCATCATGGATCAGAAGGAGCTTGAAGAGAATAAAGACAGGGGTTACAGGCTGGGGGACTCCTGGGGCAAGGACGGCCTGGAGAAATCTTTTGAGCCCTATTTGCGGGGTCAGCGGGGTGCCCGCCAGGTGGAGGTGGATGCCCAGGGGCAGCCGGTAAGGGATCTGGGCGTAAAAGAGCCTGTACCGGGAGACAACCTGGTGCTCACCATTGATGCCCGCCTGCAGCGTGCGGCCCAGGATGCCCTGGCCCGGGGTATCGCCCGGTTGCAAAAAGAGGGTTACAGCCAGGCCAAAGCCGGGGCGGCGGTAGTGCTGGATGTGCGCACCGGGGAGGTCCTGGCCCTGGCCAGCCACCCCACCTATGATCCCACCATCTTTACCCGGGACCTTTCCCGGAAGGAGTGGAATGCGGCCTGGGCCAAAATTAGCCGGGATCAATCGCTGCTCAACCGGGCCATAGCCCTGTATCCCCCGGGTTCTACCTTTAAAATGGTGGTGGCGACGGCAGCGCTGGAACTGGGTAAAATAACACCCCAGTTTGCCATTAGCGATACCGGGCGCTACAAATATAAAGTCGACTGGAAGCCCAGCGGTCACGGGCGGGTGGATGTGGTGCGGGCCCTTAAGGTATCCTGCGACACGTTTTTCTGGACTGTCGGGGCAATGCTCGGACCCGAACCCATTGCCCGCTATGCCCGGGAGTTCGGCCTGGGACAAAAGACGGGGCTGGAGTTGCCCGGGGAGCATGCCGGCCGCATCCCGGGACCGGAGCAAAAGTACAACCTGTGGAAGCCCCTTCTGGACAATGTACAAAAACAAATGGACGATATCCGCAAGGAGTATGAGAAGCGCCTGGCCAGTGCGGGCGAAGGGGAAAAGGCGGCCCTGGAGCGGGAAATGAACGGGCGTCTGGCCCTTTTGCAGGACAGGTACAACAAGATAGAGTGGGAATTGAAATGGCGGGAATACGATACCCTGGATATGGCCATTGGTCAGGGCAACAACTACTATACTCCTCTCCAGCTGGCCAATTATGTGGCGGCCATCGCCAACGGAGGCATCCTTTACAAGCCTTACCTGGTTAAAAAGGTTGTGGCTCCCGACGGCCAGACGGTGGAGGAGTTTTCACCCCGGGAGATCCGCCGGGTCAACGTGTCCGGCCGTACGCTGGCCATACTCCGGCAGGGTATGCACGAGGCGACCCTGCCCCCCGACGGTACCGCGGCAGGAGTATTCGCGGGAGCAAAATACAGTGTTGCCGCCAAAACCGGAACTGCCGAGGTCCATGGCCACGATAACCACGCCCTTTTTGTGGCCTTTGCCCCCTATGAAAAACCGGAAGTGGCCCTGGCCGTAGTGGTGGAATATGGCGGCCACGGGAGTTCTGCCGCCGGTTCCGTGGCCAGGGAGATCCTGGACGCTTACTTTAATCTCAAAAACGCCCCTCCCACTGCTGGCCTGTCAGGCGAGGAGAAAAAGACCAGGGATGAGCGGGCAACGGGGGCCCTTCGCGCCACACCAGTGCCTTCCCGGCGGCCTGCCGGCGGGTCCGGGTCCGGGAATGTCCAGCCCCGGCGCACCACGGCACCACCCGATGTACCTCCCGGGGAACAAAAACAGGGCGGTTCTCCCGGGCAGCCCGCAGGCGGGTCCCCACCTGGTGCCGGCAACGAACAGGGTACCCCGGTTGATGTTCTGCCTCCAGCCGGAGGAGGCGGATCCGGTGCGCCGTCAACTAGCGGCAATCAACCACCCGCCCAGGGCGGTACTCCAGGGGCGTCCCGGGACGGCACGCAGGTTCAGTAA
- the minC gene encoding septum site-determining protein MinC, whose product MDRGRGNPQHRWLSFAGETVDDNTILIQRTLRSGQKVHYDGNIVIIGDINPGAEVVATGNIIVMGAVRGVVHAGAGGNEKAMVLAFRLEPTQLRIAGHITRPPDGQSSKPEQPEVARIKNGVVTIEIFNGERQG is encoded by the coding sequence TTGGACAGGGGGAGAGGGAACCCGCAGCACCGGTGGCTGTCTTTCGCCGGTGAAACGGTAGATGATAACACGATTTTAATCCAGCGCACTTTGCGTTCCGGCCAAAAGGTCCATTACGACGGCAATATCGTCATTATTGGCGATATCAACCCGGGGGCGGAGGTGGTGGCTACGGGCAACATCATTGTGATGGGTGCCGTACGGGGGGTAGTTCACGCCGGCGCCGGTGGAAATGAAAAGGCTATGGTGCTGGCCTTCCGCCTGGAACCCACCCAGCTTCGCATTGCCGGTCACATTACGCGTCCCCCGGATGGGCAGAGCTCAAAACCCGAACAACCTGAAGTGGCCCGGATAAAGAATGGGGTAGTGACAATCGAAATTTTTAATGGGGAACGCCAGGGATGA